A single genomic interval of Primulina huaijiensis isolate GDHJ02 chromosome 7, ASM1229523v2, whole genome shotgun sequence harbors:
- the LOC140981283 gene encoding uncharacterized protein — MMQLALFLARKLGRRVRGMGFRVTPSKVGASVKQNENVQQLQTMVQSLQQQMQQNQLEMQEMRSMFLQSMNRQNQQEQVANGGICSGIGNEVGSNGDIDICVKKNGNFDHVSQSKLRNVSLGDIRANTKCKLLHWCADELVVAEGLIESTYPNTKVHHVVLGRSCWKVWVDKVLVEKVDLIRPNDEMQFLEDAIGSTVA, encoded by the exons ATGATGCAATTAGCCTTGTTTTTGGCAAGGAAGCTCGGGAGGAGAGTGCGCGGAATGGGCTTCAGAGTTACACCATCGAAAGTTGGAGCTTCTgtgaaacaaaatgaaaatgttCAACAACTTCAAACTATGGTACAAAGCCTTCAACAACAAATGCAACAAAATCAGCTAGAAATGCAAGAAATGAGGTCCATGTTTTTACAAAGTATGAATCGACAAAATCAGCAAGAACAA GTTGCTAATGGTGGCATTTGTAGCGGTATTGGGAATGAAGTTGGTAGTAATGGTGATATCGATATTTGTGTCAAGAAAAATGGTAATTTTGATCATGTTTCTCAG TCAAAATTGAGGAATGTGAGTCTCGGAGATATCCGTGCTAATACTAAATGTAAGCTGCTTCATTGGTGTGCTGATGAATTAGTTGTTGCAGAAGGTCTAATTGAATCCACATATCCAAACACAAAAGTGCATCACGTTGTTCTTGGTAGATCTTGTTGGAAAGTTTGGGTTGATAAGGTTTTGGTGGAGAAGGTGGACCTAATTCGACCAAATGATGAAATGCAGTTTCTCGAGGACGCGATAGGAAGCACGGTAgcataa
- the LOC140980179 gene encoding serine carboxypeptidase-like, translated as MAPISPFAVSSFLVLLFAATVSLAEIDDGSHVSSLRFPRTEAEMLIKSFGLSPKRGVNRHVGEEFIFGESRIIEREIKFPFVGDTGASVKDLGHHAGYYRLPHTKDARMFYFFFESRNNRKDPVVIWLTGGPGCSSELALFYENGPFHITGNLSLAWNDFGWDTVSNLIYVDQPTGTGFSYSSDDDDLRHDEEGVSNDLYDFLQAFFKEHPQYAENDFYITGESYAGHYIPAFAARVHQGNKNKEGLRINLKGFAIGNGLTNPEIQYKAYPDYALDMKLITQSDYKSMSNSVLRCVQAIKLCGADDDSSCVSAYMACNNIFNRIVSISGGRNYYDIRKKCVGDLCYDFSNMENFLNLQSVRDDLGVGEIDFVSCSSTVYEAMVNDWMRNLEVGIPALLEDGVKLLVYAGEYDLICNWLGNSRWVHAMEWSGQKEFVATRTVPFTVDGVEAGLQKGHGPLTFLKVHDAGHMVPMDQPKTSVEMLRRWMQSNSLSAKANGHLAPI; from the exons ATGGCCCCGATTTCCCCTTTTGCAGTTTCATCATTTCTTGTTTTACTCTTCGCTGCAACGGTTTCTTTAGCAGAAATTGATGATGGCAGTCATGTTTCCAGTCTGAGATTCCCGAGGACTGAGGCGGAGATGCTTATTAAATCCTTCGGATTGTCTCCGAAGCGTGGCGTGAATAGGCATGTCGGGGAAGAGTTTATATTTGGTGAATCGAGAATTATTGAGAGAGAGATTAAGTTCCCGTTTGTTGGGGATACCGGGGCTTCTGTCAAGGATTTGGGCCATCATGCTGGTTATTATAGGCTTCCACACACTAAGGATGCGAG GATGTTCTACTTTTTCTTCGAATCAAGGAATAATAGAAAGGATCCTGTAGTTATATGGCTTACTGGGGGACCAGGTTGCAGTAGTGAACTGGCTTTGTTTTATGAAAATGGCCCTTTCCACATTACGGGGAACTTGTCCTTAGCATGGAATGATTTTGGATGGGATACG GTATCAAATCTTATATATGTGGACCAGCCAACAGGAACAGGTTTTAGCTATAGTTCCGACGATGATGACCTTAGGCACGATGAGGAAGGTGTTAGTAATGATTTATATGATTTCTTGCAG GCCTTCTTCAAGGAACATCCTCAGTATGCAGAGAACGACTTTTACATTACTGGAGAATCATATGCTGGACATTATATTCCTGCTTTTGCAGCTCGGGTTCATCAaggaaacaaaaacaaagaagGACTTCGTATTAACTTAAAG GGGTTTGCCATTGGAAATGGGCTTACAAACCCAGAGATACAATACAAAGCTTACCCTGATTATGCTTTGGACATGAAATTGATCACACAGTCTGATTACAAAAGCATGAGCAATTCCGTTTTACGATGCGTACAAGCAATAAAACTTTGTG gtgctgatgatgacTCTTCGTGTGTGTCAGCCTACATGGCTTGCAACAACATTTTCAACAGAATTGTGAGCATTTCTGGCGGTAGAAAT TATTATGATATAAGAAAGAAATGTGTGGGTGACTTGTGCTACGATTTCTCGAACATGGAGAATTTTCTTAATCTGCAATCGGTTAGAGACGATCTCGGTGTCGGGGAAATAGATTTCGTGTCATGTAGTTCAACGGTATATGAAGCTATGGTGAATGACTGGATGAGAAATCTTGAAGTTGGAATTCCTGCTCTTTTGGAGGATGGAGTCAAATTACTGGTTTATGCTGGTGAATATGATCTCATATGCAACTGGCTAG GGAATTCAAGATGGGTTCATGCCATGGAATGGAGTGGACAGAAGGAATTTGTAGCAACTCGAACAGTCCCATTCACTGTCGATGGGGTTGAGGCCGGTTTACAGAAAGGTCATGGACCACTTACATTCCTAAAAGTGCACGATGCTGGTCATATGGTCCCAATGGATCAACCGAAAACATCTGTAGAAATGCTTCGAAGGTGGATGCAGAGCAACAGCCTTTCGGCGAAGGCAAATGGCCACCTAGCCCCTATATGA